One segment of Longimicrobiales bacterium DNA contains the following:
- a CDS encoding L,D-transpeptidase yields MSAAGTGRLLWAAILAMSTGACASGPLAEVIDRRPPEVREKERLEQAMARAREAVPQSPELVQPSTMKGTEVWRSAMLAGGLRVMVSTETRSLWLMRDTIVVFRAPVAVGMEEGFTYEGREYDFTTPVGRRRVQAKATDPLWVPPDWHYFEVAVEKDLDVVRLRKGQRVALGDSTRLEVRGSEVGRVNQFGNFWPFTPGTEIIFDGKVYIPPFGTRQREIPEILGTHKLELGDGYLIHGTNQETTIGDAVSHGCVRMYNADVAQLFEQVPVGTPVYIF; encoded by the coding sequence ATGAGTGCAGCAGGAACGGGTCGCCTCCTGTGGGCGGCGATCCTCGCGATGAGCACGGGTGCGTGTGCGAGTGGGCCACTCGCCGAGGTGATCGACCGCAGACCTCCCGAGGTCCGGGAAAAGGAACGGCTCGAGCAGGCCATGGCGCGTGCGCGCGAAGCCGTGCCTCAGTCGCCCGAGCTGGTCCAGCCATCCACGATGAAGGGCACCGAAGTGTGGCGATCGGCCATGCTCGCCGGAGGCCTGCGTGTGATGGTGAGCACGGAGACGCGTTCGCTGTGGCTGATGCGCGATACCATTGTCGTCTTCCGGGCACCGGTCGCCGTCGGCATGGAGGAAGGCTTCACGTACGAAGGCAGGGAGTACGACTTCACGACTCCCGTGGGCAGGCGGCGCGTGCAGGCGAAGGCGACCGACCCGCTGTGGGTGCCACCGGACTGGCACTACTTCGAGGTCGCTGTGGAGAAGGACCTGGATGTCGTTCGTCTGCGCAAGGGACAGCGTGTCGCGCTGGGTGACAGCACCCGCCTGGAGGTGCGGGGCAGCGAGGTAGGGCGAGTCAATCAGTTCGGCAATTTCTGGCCGTTCACGCCCGGCACGGAGATCATCTTCGATGGCAAGGTCTATATCCCGCCGTTCGGCACGCGGCAGCGTGAGATCCCCGAGATCCTGGGCACACACAAGCTGGAGCTGGGCGACGGCTACCTGATCCACGGCACGAATCAGGAGACCACGATCGGCGACGCCGTGAGTCATGGCTGCGTCCGCATGTACAATGCGGATGTGGCTCAGC
- a CDS encoding response regulator transcription factor yields the protein MKILVIDDDPLIIEFVRRGLMEDGYVLDAAVTASEGLLCARIGSYDAIILDIGLPDASGLDVAREMRRESDATPILLLTARTGTDNLVDGLDAGADDYLTKPFDIRELRARLRALTRRGGSTRAETVRMGALTLDRLDHEVRIGDTPLRLTPKEYLLLEYFILRPGTVITRTELLEKVWEMNFDPQSNIVDVHVARLRSKLRDSPGVPQLETVRGFGFRLSDAAAGLD from the coding sequence ATGAAAATCCTGGTGATCGACGACGATCCGCTCATCATCGAGTTCGTACGACGCGGGCTCATGGAGGATGGCTACGTGCTGGACGCCGCCGTCACAGCGAGCGAAGGACTTCTCTGCGCGCGCATCGGCAGCTACGATGCGATCATTCTGGATATCGGACTGCCCGACGCATCGGGCCTCGACGTGGCGCGCGAGATGCGCCGCGAGAGCGACGCCACCCCGATCCTCCTCCTGACCGCACGCACCGGAACCGACAATCTAGTCGACGGCCTCGACGCCGGCGCCGACGACTATCTGACGAAGCCGTTCGACATCCGCGAGCTGCGCGCACGACTCCGTGCACTGACCCGGCGCGGCGGATCCACTCGCGCCGAGACCGTGCGCATGGGCGCACTGACGCTCGATCGACTCGACCACGAAGTGCGCATCGGCGACACGCCCCTCCGCCTCACACCCAAGGAGTACCTCCTCCTCGAGTATTTCATCCTGCGGCCCGGCACCGTCATCACGCGTACGGAGCTGCTCGAAAAGGTGTGGGAGATGAACTTCGACCCGCAGTCCAACATCGTGGACGTGCACGTCGCACGGCTGCGCAGCAAGCTCAGGGATTCGCCGGGTGTGCCGCAGCTGGAGACCGTCCGTGGATTCGGATTCCGTCTGAGCGACGCCGCCGCCGGCCTCGACTGA
- a CDS encoding carboxypeptidase-like regulatory domain-containing protein has translation MFRSTDVIVGRRGVLRRPVLFLRSALLLCLAISGLTSAAFAQTGPYEEGIVELVAERLPPLTLIVLVDSAGSMLLPLEHVSWYLGLAAAWSGPVLTIPRLSGGAAQLDTATNTLTVGESSVQLAPAEITLHGPLVYLRAERVAALLEATVRVDYATLSVAIAREVAFPAQQRIIAEQRRAVLLARQRQLEENQELQAAAYAPLSGAGIVDWQIATNGLDPTRLTTVRSDAGVALLGGDLRAGAVFEIGSDAADHVRDATLRYHRVFPQGRYIAQVSAGDIVTNGLFARFLRGVEISNRPFLRSHELSAVLVQPDLPAGWEYEVFQGNQLLGYSDIASVDPVAVPLRSGTTPVQVRMYGPAGEEVVTTLLYQTPVSLLRRDAVEYSVAAGACAAACDEFAHADVRYGATSLVTVGGGFEMIRDTTGSSLRPYFVYSLSSGLRATAELTYMPFSLYSADVSVFPRDGSRASVRSSISRSGFGPISLVRERDMRWDLEAHWDERIERRESRFSQLRFGAAAAGELGEFERWRVSSMASFSRGFLEARYDHDNTPARTHLLSGRAAVYTPFTFRSRTLRPLINAGIGIGEIGVRILEAGVSVQPRANAVITAGAQWSRGSSRPTLSIGYSARTGSVQSALRAVSSAAGVASSSFSVSGSTSFAHDGSVTLNPSARTGYSGLRGTVFIDRNGDDVFSDGDDVVPGAHLVAGGFRAVSDDAGRFRIWGMQPYRPIQLAIDSTRTPDPSLTTSRSDIIIRPAPNMARRVDVQLVNTSELIGMLTAATEVPTVAGISLDITNVDSGVALTAVTFSDGMFYVSRVRPGRYRITVSPASLDAIGASAIPAATEFTITGSGDEMVVEIPPIHLQRR, from the coding sequence TTGTTCAGGTCTACTGACGTGATCGTCGGTCGACGCGGCGTCCTGCGCCGACCGGTGCTGTTCCTCCGGTCGGCGCTTCTGCTTTGCCTCGCCATTTCCGGCCTGACATCCGCCGCATTCGCACAAACGGGCCCGTACGAGGAGGGCATTGTCGAGCTGGTCGCGGAGAGACTGCCGCCGCTGACCCTGATCGTCCTTGTCGACTCTGCGGGCAGCATGCTGCTCCCGCTCGAGCACGTCAGCTGGTATCTCGGCCTGGCCGCAGCCTGGTCGGGCCCGGTCCTCACCATTCCGCGTCTGTCCGGCGGCGCAGCGCAGCTCGATACCGCAACGAACACACTCACCGTCGGCGAGTCGTCCGTTCAGCTCGCTCCCGCCGAAATCACACTGCATGGTCCGCTCGTCTATCTGCGCGCCGAGCGCGTTGCCGCGCTCCTCGAGGCGACCGTGCGCGTCGATTACGCGACGCTGAGCGTCGCGATCGCACGCGAAGTCGCATTCCCTGCGCAGCAGCGGATCATCGCGGAGCAGCGGCGCGCGGTGCTGCTCGCGCGGCAGCGTCAGCTGGAGGAGAATCAGGAGCTGCAGGCCGCGGCATACGCGCCCCTGAGTGGTGCCGGCATCGTCGACTGGCAGATCGCGACCAATGGGCTCGACCCCACGCGACTCACCACCGTACGCAGTGATGCCGGCGTCGCACTACTCGGGGGCGATCTGCGTGCTGGTGCCGTCTTCGAGATCGGCAGTGATGCCGCGGACCACGTACGCGATGCGACACTACGATATCACCGCGTGTTTCCGCAGGGTCGCTACATCGCTCAGGTGAGTGCGGGGGACATCGTCACGAACGGTCTCTTCGCCCGCTTCCTGCGCGGCGTCGAGATCAGCAACCGACCCTTCCTTCGCAGTCACGAGCTCAGCGCCGTGCTCGTGCAGCCGGACCTGCCGGCGGGCTGGGAATACGAAGTGTTTCAGGGCAATCAGCTGCTCGGCTATTCCGACATCGCATCGGTCGATCCGGTTGCGGTGCCGCTCCGCAGCGGCACGACGCCCGTCCAGGTCCGGATGTACGGACCCGCCGGCGAGGAAGTGGTGACGACGCTGCTCTACCAGACTCCCGTGTCTCTGCTGCGTCGCGATGCGGTCGAATACTCTGTGGCCGCAGGGGCGTGCGCCGCCGCATGTGACGAGTTCGCGCACGCCGACGTGCGCTATGGCGCCACATCGCTCGTCACTGTGGGCGGCGGGTTCGAGATGATACGCGACACCACGGGCTCGAGCCTGCGGCCCTACTTCGTCTACAGCCTGTCGTCCGGCCTCCGCGCGACCGCAGAGCTCACATATATGCCATTCTCGCTCTACTCGGCCGACGTCTCCGTGTTTCCCCGCGATGGATCGCGCGCGAGCGTCCGGAGCAGCATCTCCCGCTCGGGGTTCGGACCCATATCCCTGGTCCGTGAACGCGACATGCGCTGGGATCTGGAAGCCCACTGGGATGAACGCATCGAACGACGTGAGTCCCGCTTTTCGCAGCTGCGCTTCGGCGCCGCGGCCGCCGGTGAGCTCGGCGAGTTCGAGCGCTGGCGTGTCTCGTCCATGGCCAGCTTCAGCCGAGGCTTCCTCGAAGCGCGCTATGACCATGACAACACCCCGGCGCGCACACATCTGCTCTCCGGCCGGGCGGCCGTCTACACACCGTTCACTTTCCGGTCCCGGACCCTCCGTCCGCTCATCAACGCCGGCATCGGCATCGGTGAGATCGGAGTCCGCATCCTTGAGGCTGGCGTCTCGGTGCAGCCACGGGCCAACGCCGTGATCACCGCAGGCGCGCAGTGGAGCCGCGGCAGCTCGAGACCGACACTGTCGATCGGCTACAGCGCCAGGACCGGCTCCGTACAGTCCGCTCTGCGCGCCGTCTCCAGCGCCGCAGGTGTAGCGTCCAGCTCATTCAGTGTGAGCGGCAGCACGTCGTTCGCTCACGACGGATCCGTCACCCTGAATCCGTCCGCGCGCACCGGCTACTCCGGGCTCCGCGGCACCGTCTTCATTGACCGCAACGGTGATGACGTGTTCTCCGACGGTGACGATGTCGTCCCCGGCGCGCATCTCGTCGCGGGCGGATTCCGCGCGGTTTCCGACGACGCTGGCCGCTTCCGCATCTGGGGGATGCAGCCGTACCGTCCTATCCAGCTCGCCATCGATTCCACTCGCACTCCCGATCCCAGCCTGACCACAAGCCGCTCCGATATCATTATCCGCCCTGCACCGAACATGGCGCGCCGCGTCGATGTCCAGCTCGTCAATACGAGCGAGCTGATCGGAATGCTCACCGCCGCAACGGAGGTACCTACCGTTGCCGGTATCTCACTCGACATCACCAACGTGGATTCCGGCGTCGCACTCACCGCCGTCACGTTCTCCGACGGAATGTTCTACGTGAGCCGCGTTCGCCCGGGCCGCTACCGCATCACCGTTTCACCCGCTTCACTCGATGCCATCGGCGCTTCGGCAATCCCCGCCGCTACGGAGTTCACGATCACCGGATCCGGTGATGAGATGGTCGTCGAGATCCCGCCCATCCACCTCCAGCGCCGCTGA
- a CDS encoding DUF4402 domain-containing protein: MRHRTMLLAVALLVTASPLDAQQVNVAASVPVRSPTGAGVRNLTFGAITPLVGQTVDVDVVAAAAPQSGSIQAGEFRYDVAGVAGLDFSLTMPATLTSGSLPPLTLTSTGAQYGGWCVTSGGSGCVLTGFDPAGASVRVCQQTRPNLTCHPNRFFPPATELGVYVGGRLSVPSTARAGVYTGTVTLTIVQVY, encoded by the coding sequence GTGCGTCACCGGACGATGCTGCTCGCCGTCGCGCTGCTGGTCACGGCCAGTCCTCTGGACGCGCAGCAGGTGAACGTCGCCGCATCCGTTCCGGTCCGCTCGCCGACCGGGGCGGGCGTGCGCAATCTCACCTTCGGCGCGATTACACCGCTCGTCGGCCAGACCGTCGATGTCGACGTGGTCGCGGCTGCCGCACCGCAGAGCGGCTCGATCCAGGCCGGCGAGTTCCGTTACGACGTGGCGGGAGTAGCCGGTCTCGACTTCAGCCTGACCATGCCGGCGACGCTCACGAGCGGCTCACTCCCGCCGCTGACGTTGACGTCGACCGGCGCGCAGTACGGCGGCTGGTGTGTGACGTCGGGCGGATCCGGCTGCGTACTCACCGGTTTCGATCCGGCTGGCGCATCGGTGCGCGTCTGTCAGCAGACGCGACCCAATCTGACCTGTCATCCGAACCGGTTCTTTCCTCCTGCCACCGAGCTCGGCGTTTACGTGGGCGGCCGTCTCTCCGTGCCGTCAACAGCGCGTGCCGGTGTCTACACCGGCACCGTGACACTGACGATTGTTCAGGTCTACTGA